Part of the Microcebus murinus isolate Inina chromosome 19, M.murinus_Inina_mat1.0, whole genome shotgun sequence genome, ctcttgctcaggctggtctctaactcctgaccttgagcagtcctcccgtttctgcctcccagagtgctaggattacatgcatgggccaccacgccctgccaggAAATTGCTTCTTTACCTGAAATGGATGGCAGGGCCGTGTGGCCAGCCTTCTCTCCTGCTGGGCAGACATTCTGGCTATGGAAGCATTATCGCTTGTTCCACCTCTTCAGTAGATTAAGTGCTAGTACAAGATAGCAGCTGCTTCtcagaaaaagttaaaatgcttctaacattttaaaaaacagaattgaCACGTcgattttatatttacagaattaTATAGTTTTAAGTCATATTTTGTCTGCTGTTCTAAGAATGCTAAATGGGCTTTCATAGTAAGTGAAAATTATGATTCGTCTTCTAAATATGGTGTTGTATTTTGTTTGATGCCAATTTCAGAGCTGATGTTTTTGGAGACAAGTGCACTAACAGGGGAGAATGTGGAAGAGGCTTTTGTACAGTGTGCAAgaaaaatacttaacaaaattGAATCAGGTAAAAAGCCTTCCCATTAATAAACTTTTCAGCTGCATGTTTTACTCTCTAGCTCAGTAGTATCATAGTATcaccttttaatattttcaggagCAATTTGGTCAAAGAATATTCTCTGTGCGCCTGCCAACCTCAAACCGCCACTTAGGGGTTTGCAGGTCGCGTCCCATGGCTGAGGGGAAGGCCACCCTCTCGCCAGGATGGTTTCCGCAGCGATGGAAGGGACGAGCAAACCAGCTGACTGTGGAGGGGCAGTCAGGGTTTCAGCCAGTGTTTGCTTTTGGAACCACAGTCTCTTTGGGGCCCTTCACTTAAAGGAGGAAGAATAGGCCTTTGTCCACTCTCTGTCAACAACATGCCGATTCTGTTGGACCAGTGGTCACATGTCAAGGGACGATGCGTGCATCATGTGATGTTGGCGGTTGCAGATTGGGCATCTTGGAGCTATGGAGTCAGGAGTAATTTTACTTCTGAAGCTAACTCAGCACGCCTCGACTGTAACATGCCTCgtttttatctttattgcttcagtaaaaataactcaaaataactCTAATGTGGGCAGCCGATGAAATACTCTGTAGTCGTCCCTTACTAGAGTcgatttttatttaagtattacTGAACATATGTGGGTATTcactttttaattcattcaaatatCTGAGCATCTATTCTTTGCCAGGTGCTAGGATACAAAAATGAATCACAGTTCTTGCCCTCAAGAAACTGTCTTTCATGGGAGACAATCAAAAGGTGATTATAATATTGTGAGGCTGATACAGCGATTGAGAGACACGCAGGCCCCTGGCGTGACAGAGAAGGGCAGCCTACCCTACCCAGAGGGGCAGGGAGCGTCAGGGAGGGCCTCCAGGAGGAGGTGATGACGGAGCTCAAACTTTCAAAGTATAAGGAAGAGTGAGCCGGCCAAGGGCGTGAGGAGGAGGGagtggcaggagggaagggggaagaaaggcAGGAGCCAGCCAGTGGTCCTCATCAAGGATCTAGAACTTTCTCTTGTAGGTTACCGGTTCTCAGTGCTGGCTGGGTGCTGGAGTCACCTGGGGATGCGTGGGAAACTGCAATCCCAGGCCCCACCTCTAGGGACGCTCAATTCACTGGGCTGAAGCGTGGTTTAGGCATCAGCGTTTTTACAGGCTCTCTCATGTGATTCTGATTTTCAGCCAAGACTGAGAATCACTGCGGTGGCGGGGGTTGGGTCAGCTGGTGAATAATGTGATCAGGTTGTGACTTGACATCAGTCCTGTTGAGGACAGGTTGAAGGGAGGACAGGGCTGGAGGCCAGGATATCAGTTAAAGCATTGTTGAGTAATCCGAGTAAAAAATGACTGATAAAAGCTCACCAGGGATGTAGAAGCAGAGATGACGAGATATagaccaggggtccccaaactttttaaacagggggccgccagttcactgtccctcagaccgttggagagccagactatagtttaaaaaaaaaactatgaacaaattcctatgcacactgcacatatcttattttgaagtaaaaaaaaaaacaaatgggcaaaaacacctgcatgtgacccgcaggccgtagtttgagaacacCTGATCTAGACGAATCTAAGACATCTTTAGGCAATAGCATAAACATGCCTAATAGCAGGCATGTGCTGAATAGAAGGACAGGGCAACTGGTTTTTAGGAGGGGGaggttgaggaggaggaggagtcaaGAGCGACTCCTAGCTGTCACACTTGGACACTAGGCGGAGGGACCAGGTGGAGCCCGAGGAGAAGCAAGGAGACTAAGGGAGTGAGATAGTTCTGTTCTGGATTTGCTTCTGCAGTAACACTGGAACAGACACGTGGCATTGTCTAGTGGGCTTGGGGGAGAGTTCCCGCTGGCAGCATGGATTTAGGGAGCCATCAATATGTAGAAGTAGCTGAAGCCGTGGCAAGAACATGACCATCCAGAGGGCAGCCTGGGTGCAGAGACCAGTGATCAAGAGCAGAACCCTGGAGACGAAGGACCAGCAGAGGAGGGGGAACCTGCAACAgagattaaaaaaggaaatggtcAGAAATGTGTGAAGAGAACCAGGGGAATGCAGGTGTCATTTAAGCCAAAATTATAAGCAGGTCAAAGGAGTGTTCATTGCTAAATGTCAGAGGAAGGTCTCTAAGCTAAGAACTGAGCTAAAAAATACACGCTAGGGTAGACGATAGGCAGGCAGTGTCATCTTCACCAAGAACAGTTTCAGCAGGATTCTGAATGTAGAAGATGGCTAGCTGCCAGCTAGGGAACAAGCAGGAGGTGGAGAAGAAGCTGGCAGTGTAGGGTAGGAGGGGTTAATTTAAAGTAAGAGCCTTGGATGTTGGAAGAAATTCTAGCATGTGCAAATgctgagagggaaggagaggtggATGATGGAGAGAAGGATGGGAGAGGAAAGGACAGGGAAAAGGAGAGTGCTGGGGGAGAGTTGGGTTTCCACAGGAGTGGGACACTTCATCCTTCTGTAATTTAtgatcagaaaacaaaaacaaatttaccAAGTTTGGTGcaaaaagtgttattttttagagactctgtaagataaatatttatcGTTACAATTGGCTTGATGTTGAATATTATGAAGCTCAACATGAGGTTTTGTTTAAATATCTTGCTACTTTAGTATTGTATCCATGAATGCAGCAGATATAACTTGCCTcttataaaactttcaaaatgccTTTCTTCTGAGATCACCAAAATTGTAATTATATCTAGGTGAAAAACGTATAAGGGTATAAATTTGGATTCTTCAGCAgtacttctttattttaattttaatgggtaattttaatttaaatgggTAATACATTCATATGGTTCAAAAATCATTGCTTCCTCCGCCTCTTTTACACAAAATTTAGCATATGGTAGACTgctgcatcttgcttttttccaCTTGTTGCAACCTACCAATCATTCCAAATCAGTATATAGagtttctatatacatatataatacctaatatgtatgtatacatatacacatgatatatgtgtgtataatatataacacagattgagcatccctaatctgaaaatccaaaatccgaaatactccaaaatctgaaaccttTTGAGTGCGGACATGATGTTCACAGGAAATGCTCACCGAAGCATTTTGGACTTCAGATTTTTAGATTAGCAATGCTGAACCTGtacatataatgcaaatattccaaaatccaaaaaaaatctgagacactctggtcctaagcatttcaGGTAAGAAATACTCAACCTGTGTTACTGTAATTTATGTTACCAGTTTACtttggacatttgtgttgttgcCAGTATTTTGCTGTTATGAACAATGCTGCAGTAAATGGCcttttatatatatcatttcaCATTGTCTAAAGCCATGTCCACAGGGTGCATTACCATACTTGGGTTTTTGGCCAGTCCAATAAGTGAAAAGTGGTATCTCtgtagtttaattttaaattcatttatttttgtatacatattgTATTCACATCATTCCAAATTCAAGAAGCACAAAAGAATATGCAGTGAAAAAATCCCCCTCCGTGAACACTCACTCTGGCCCTCACCATCCAGAATTCCTTCCTGCAGTCAGCCCTTGTTATCAGTTCTTTGTGTATCCTTCTAGAGATATTTCATGCCTGTGCAAGcaatcatgtatatatatattttttccctctttattcAAAGTGGTGGTATATACATGATGTTCtacactttgcttttttttttcacttattttggggatcacagaaacataaaaactttttaaaaagaagatttgCTTGGTCCTCAGGTGAGCTGGACCCAGAAAGAATGGGCTCAGGTATTCAGTATGGAGATGCTGCCTTAAGACAACTGAGGTCACCACGGCGCGCACAAGCCCCAAATGCTCAGGAGTGTGGTTGTTAGAGGCCGCAGGAGAGCGCTCAGGTGGGTATGGATGTGTCACCGCCCTAAGTCCCTAGCATGTTTAACCGCAGAGGCTCATTGCTGCTTTTCACAGCTGCAATATGAAAAGGAGATAAGTTAAAGttagatgttctttttttttttttttttgagacagagtctcgcttgttgaccaggctagagtgagtgccatggcatcagcctagctcacagcaacctcaaactcctgggctcaagcaatccttctgcctcagcctcccgagtagctgggaccacaggcatgcgccaccatgcccggctaattttctatatatattagttggccaattaatttctttctatttatagtagaggcggggtctcgctcttgctcaggctggtttcaaactcctgacctccagcaatcc contains:
- the RAB4A gene encoding ras-related protein Rab-4A isoform X2, translated to MSQTAMSETYDARMLASQNIVIILCGNKKDLDADREVTFLEASRFAQENELMFLETSALTGENVEEAFVQCARKILNKIESGELDPERMGSGIQYGDAALRQLRSPRRAQAPNAQECGC